The Thermodesulfobacteriota bacterium genome contains a region encoding:
- a CDS encoding IS110 family transposase, whose amino-acid sequence MMNVPKVKGRKARGDRGCFVGIDVSKDKLDICIIPSGESWTQANGDFDELCDKLEVMNPELVVLEPTGGCELGVLNALISRGVRVSREHAYKIHHHGRASGQLAKSDKLDASVIADYAEVYSKKIKPMTEPLEEQELLQQLSSRRRQLVVMRGAEKARLGQPGVFEAIRQSCEKMIKNLSEEIERLEKQIREVVRKKREWRENQEILESAKGIGEKTSSVLLANLPELGKINRKKIAALVGVAPFKNESGRFKGQQRIKGGRSEVRAALYMAALSAIRHDPRIRALYKRLLERGKKKKVAITACMHKLLRMLNAMLSKRECYQPCVS is encoded by the coding sequence ATGATGAACGTACCAAAAGTAAAGGGTAGGAAGGCCAGGGGGGATAGGGGTTGTTTTGTTGGGATTGATGTTTCTAAGGATAAGCTAGATATTTGTATAATTCCCAGTGGTGAGAGTTGGACACAGGCAAATGGAGATTTTGATGAGTTATGCGATAAGTTGGAGGTTATGAATCCGGAATTGGTAGTACTAGAGCCTACCGGGGGATGTGAGCTCGGGGTGTTGAATGCATTAATCAGTAGGGGAGTGAGAGTGAGCAGGGAACACGCTTATAAGATTCATCATCATGGTAGGGCAAGTGGGCAGTTGGCAAAGAGTGATAAGCTAGATGCATCTGTGATAGCGGATTATGCAGAGGTTTATAGTAAGAAGATAAAACCGATGACAGAACCCTTAGAGGAACAGGAGTTATTACAGCAGCTTAGTAGTAGGAGGAGGCAGTTGGTGGTGATGCGGGGAGCTGAGAAGGCGCGGTTAGGACAGCCTGGAGTTTTTGAGGCCATAAGACAGAGCTGTGAGAAGATGATAAAGAATCTAAGTGAGGAGATAGAGAGACTAGAGAAGCAGATTCGGGAGGTTGTAAGAAAGAAGCGGGAGTGGAGGGAGAATCAGGAGATATTGGAGAGTGCGAAGGGGATAGGGGAGAAGACATCATCGGTATTATTGGCGAATTTACCTGAGCTTGGGAAGATCAATCGTAAGAAGATAGCGGCATTGGTTGGGGTAGCACCGTTTAAGAATGAAAGCGGTAGATTCAAGGGGCAGCAGAGGATAAAGGGGGGACGCAGTGAAGTAAGAGCCGCTCTATATATGGCAGCGTTATCAGCTATAAGACATGATCCAAGAATAAGGGCTTTATACAAACGACTATTGGAGAGAGGAAAGAAAAAGAAGGTGGCAATAACAGCGTGTATGCATAAGTTACTAAGGATGCTCAATGCAATGTTGTCTAAAAGAGAGTGCTATCAGCCATGTGTGAGCTAA